In Eriocheir sinensis breed Jianghai 21 chromosome 23, ASM2467909v1, whole genome shotgun sequence, a single window of DNA contains:
- the LOC127002431 gene encoding uncharacterized protein LOC127002431 isoform X19: MDLAFTGSLVTYTPRSFSASVVDSGVFPMWYWCAGYPFTGSLVTHTPRSFSASVVDSGVFPMWYWCAGYPFTGSLVTYTPRSFSASVVDSGVFPMWHWYAGYPFTGSLVTYTPRSFSASVVDSGVFPMWYWCAGYPFTGSLVTYSPRSFSASVVDSRVFPMWYWCAGYPFTGSLVTYAPRSFSASVVDSGVLPMWYWCAGYPFTGSLVTYTPRSFSASVVDSGVFPMWYWCAGYPFTGSLVTYTPRSFSASVVDSGVFPMWYWCAGYPFTGSLVTYTPRSFSASVVDSGVFPMWYWCAGYPFTGSLVTYSPRSFSASVVDSGVFPMWYWCAGYPFTGSLVTYTPRSFSASVVDSGVFPMWYWCAGYPFTGSLVTYTPRSFSASVVDSGVFPMWYWCAGYPFTGSLVTYTPRSFSASVVDSGVFPMWYWCAGYPFTGSLVTYTPRSFSASVMDSGVFPMWYWCAGYPLTGSLVTYTPRSFSASVVDSGVFPMWYWCAGYPFTGSLVTYTPRSFSASVVDSGVFPMWYWCAGYPFTGSLVTYTPRSFSASVVDSGVFPMWYWCAGYPFTGSLVAYTPRSFSASVVDSGVFPMWYWCAGYPFTGSLVTYTPRSFSASVVDSGVFPMWYWCAGYPFTGSLVTHTPRSFSASVVDSGVFPMWYWCAGYPFTGSLVTYTPRSFSASVVDSGVFPMWYWYAGYPLPRCRTSHISSLNCSSHLLLHSCSR, encoded by the exons atggatttggctttcactggtagcctggtaacatacactcccaggtctttctctgcctctgtggtggatagtggagtgtttcccatgtggtattggtgtgctggatatcccttcactggtagcctggtaacacacactcccag gtctttctctgcctctgtggtggatagtggagtgtttcccatgtggtattggtgtgctggatatcccttcactggtagcctggtaacatacactcccaggtctttctctgcctctgtggtggatagtggagtgtttcccatgtggcattggtatgctggatatcccttcactggtagcctggtaacatacactcccag gtctttctctgcctctgtggtggatagtggagtgtttcccatgtggtattggtgtgctggatatcccttcactggtagcctggtaacatacagtcccaggtctttctctgcctctgtggtggatagtagagtgtttcccatgtggtattggtgtgctggatatcccttcactggtagcctggtaacatacgctcccaggtctttctctgcctctgtggtggatagtggagtgctccccatgtggtattggtgtgctggatatcccttcactggtagcctggtaacatacactcccag gtctttctctgcctctgtggtggatagtggagtgtttcccatgtggtattggtgtgctggatatcccttcactggtagcctggtaacatacactcccaggtctttctctgcctctgtggtggatagtggagtgtttcccatgtggtattggtgtgctggatatcccttcactggtagcctggtaacatacactcccag gtctttctctgcctctgtggtggatagtggagtgtttcccatgtggtattggtgtgctggatatcccttcactggtagcctggtaacatatagtcccaggtctttctctgcctctgtggtggatagtggagtgtttcccatgtggtattggtgtgctggatatcccttcactggtagcctggtaacatacactcccaggtctttctctgcctctgtggtggatagtggagtgtttcccatgtggtattggtgtgctggatatcccttcactggtagcctggtaacatacactcccaggtctttctctgcctctgtggtggatagtggagtgtttcccatgtggtattggtgtgctggatatcccttcactggtagcctggtaacatacactcccaggtctttctctgcctctgtggtggatagtggagtgtttcccatgtggtattggtgtgctggatatcccttcactggtagcctggtaacatacactcccaggtctttctctgcctctgtgatggatagtggagtgtttcccatgtggtattggtgtgctggatatcccctcactggtagcctggtaacatacactcccaggtctttctcagcctctgtggtggatagtggagtgtttcccatgtggtattggtgtgctggatatcccttcactggtagcctggtaacatacactcccag gtctttctctgcctctgtggtggatagtggagtgtttcccatgtggtattggtgtgctggatatcccttcactggtagcctggtaacatacactcccaggtctttctctgcctctgtggtggatagtggagtgtttcccatgtggtattggtgtgctggatatcccttcactggtagcctggtagcatacactcccag gtctttctctgcctctgtggtggatagtggagtgtttcccatgtggtattggtgtgctggatatcccttcactggtagcctggtaacatacactcccag gtctttctctgcctctgtggtggatagtggagtgtttcccatgtggtattggtgtgctggatatcccttcactggtagcctggtaacacacactcccaggtctttctctgcctctgtggtggatagtggagtgtttcccatgtggtattggtgtgctggatatcccttcactggtagcctggtaacatacactcccaggtctttctctgcctctgtggtggatagtggagtgtttcccatgtggtattggtacgctggatatcctctcccaaggtgcaggacttcacatatttcttcattgaattgtagcagccacttattgctccattcctgtagccggtga
- the LOC127002431 gene encoding uncharacterized protein LOC127002431 isoform X28, protein MDLAFTGSLVTYTPRSFSASVVDSGVFPMWYWCAGYPFTGSLVTHTPRSFSASVVDSGVFPMWYWCAGYPFTGSLVTYTPRSFSASVVDSGVFPMWHWYAGYPFTGSLVTYTPRSFSASVVDSGVFPMWYWCAGYPFTGSLVTYSPRSFSASVVDSRVFPMWYWCAGYPFTGSLVTYAPRSFSASVVDSGVLPMWYWCAGYPFTGSLVTYTPRSFSASVVDSGVFPMWYWCAGYPFTGSLVTYTPRSFSASVVDSGVFPMWYWCAGYPFTGSLVTYTPRSFSASVVDSGVFPMWYWCAGYPFTGSLVTYSPRSFSASVVDSGVFPMWYWCAGYPFTGSLVTYTPRSFSASVVDSGVFPMWYWCAGYPFTGSLVTYTPRSFSASVVDSGVFPMWYWCAGYPFTGSLVTYTPRSFSASVVDSGVFPMWYWCAGYPFTGSLVTYTPRSFSASVMDSGVFPMWYWCAGYPLTGSLVTYTPRSFSASVVDSGVFPMWYWCAGYPFTGSLVTYTPRSFSASVVDSGVFPMWYWCAGYPFTGSLVTYTPRSFSASVVDSGVFPMWYWCAGYPFTGSLVAYTPRSFSASVVDSGVFPMWYWCAGYPFTGSLVTHTPRSFSASVVDSGVFPMWYWCAGYPFTGSLVTYTPRSFSASVVDSGVFPMWYWYAGYPLPRCRTSHISSLNCSSHLLLHSCSR, encoded by the exons atggatttggctttcactggtagcctggtaacatacactcccaggtctttctctgcctctgtggtggatagtggagtgtttcccatgtggtattggtgtgctggatatcccttcactggtagcctggtaacacacactcccag gtctttctctgcctctgtggtggatagtggagtgtttcccatgtggtattggtgtgctggatatcccttcactggtagcctggtaacatacactcccaggtctttctctgcctctgtggtggatagtggagtgtttcccatgtggcattggtatgctggatatcccttcactggtagcctggtaacatacactcccag gtctttctctgcctctgtggtggatagtggagtgtttcccatgtggtattggtgtgctggatatcccttcactggtagcctggtaacatacagtcccaggtctttctctgcctctgtggtggatagtagagtgtttcccatgtggtattggtgtgctggatatcccttcactggtagcctggtaacatacgctcccaggtctttctctgcctctgtggtggatagtggagtgctccccatgtggtattggtgtgctggatatcccttcactggtagcctggtaacatacactcccag gtctttctctgcctctgtggtggatagtggagtgtttcccatgtggtattggtgtgctggatatcccttcactggtagcctggtaacatacactcccaggtctttctctgcctctgtggtggatagtggagtgtttcccatgtggtattggtgtgctggatatcccttcactggtagcctggtaacatacactcccag gtctttctctgcctctgtggtggatagtggagtgtttcccatgtggtattggtgtgctggatatcccttcactggtagcctggtaacatatagtcccaggtctttctctgcctctgtggtggatagtggagtgtttcccatgtggtattggtgtgctggatatcccttcactggtagcctggtaacatacactcccaggtctttctctgcctctgtggtggatagtggagtgtttcccatgtggtattggtgtgctggatatcccttcactggtagcctggtaacatacactcccaggtctttctctgcctctgtggtggatagtggagtgtttcccatgtggtattggtgtgctggatatcccttcactggtagcctggtaacatacactcccaggtctttctctgcctctgtggtggatagtggagtgtttcccatgtggtattggtgtgctggatatcccttcactggtagcctggtaacatacactcccaggtctttctctgcctctgtgatggatagtggagtgtttcccatgtggtattggtgtgctggatatcccctcactggtagcctggtaacatacactcccaggtctttctcagcctctgtggtggatagtggagtgtttcccatgtggtattggtgtgctggatatcccttcactggtagcctggtaacatacactcccag gtctttctctgcctctgtggtggatagtggagtgtttcccatgtggtattggtgtgctggatatcccttcactggtagcctggtaacatacactcccaggtctttctctgcctctgtggtggatagtggagtgtttcccatgtggtattggtgtgctggatatcccttcactggtagcctggtagcatacactcccag gtctttctctgcctctgtggtggatagtggagtgtttcccatgtggtattggtgtgctggatatcccttcactggtagcctggtaacacacactcccaggtctttctctgcctctgtggtggatagtggagtgtttcccatgtggtattggtgtgctggatatcccttcactggtagcctggtaacatacactcccaggtctttctctgcctctgtggtggatagtggagtgtttcccatgtggtattggtacgctggatatcctctcccaaggtgcaggacttcacatatttcttcattgaattgtagcagccacttattgctccattcctgtagccggtga
- the LOC127002431 gene encoding uncharacterized protein LOC127002431 isoform X47 — protein sequence MDLAFTGSLVTYTPRSFSASVVDSGVFPMWYWCAGYPFTGSLVTHTPRSFSASVVDSGVFPMWYWCAGYPFTGSLVTYTPRSFSASVVDSGVFPMWHWYAGYPFTGSLVTYTPRSFSASVVDSGVFPMWYWCAGYPFTGSLVTYSPRSFSASVVDSRVFPMWYWCAGYPFTGSLVTYAPRSFSASVVDSGVLPMWYWCAGYPFTGSLVTYTPRSFSASVVDSGVFPMWYWCAGYPFTGSLVTYTPRSFSASVVDSGVFPMWYWCAGYPFTGSLVTYTPRSFSASVVDSGVFPMWYWCAGYPFTGSLVTYSPRSFSASVVDSGVFPMWYWCAGYPFTGSLVTYTPRSFSASVVDSGVLPMWYWCAGYPFTGSLVTYTPRSFSASVVDSGVFPMWYWCAGYPFTGSLVTYTPRSFSASVVDSGVFPMWYWCAGYPFTGSLVTYTPRPFSASVVDSGVFPMWYWCAGYPFTGSLVTHTPRSFSASVVDSGVFPMWYWCAGYPFTGSLVTHTPRSFSASVVDSGVFPMWYWCAGYPFTGSLVTYTPRSFSASVVDSGVFPMWYWYAGYPLPRCRTSHISSLNCSSHLLLHSCSR from the exons atggatttggctttcactggtagcctggtaacatacactcccaggtctttctctgcctctgtggtggatagtggagtgtttcccatgtggtattggtgtgctggatatcccttcactggtagcctggtaacacacactcccag gtctttctctgcctctgtggtggatagtggagtgtttcccatgtggtattggtgtgctggatatcccttcactggtagcctggtaacatacactcccaggtctttctctgcctctgtggtggatagtggagtgtttcccatgtggcattggtatgctggatatcccttcactggtagcctggtaacatacactcccag gtctttctctgcctctgtggtggatagtggagtgtttcccatgtggtattggtgtgctggatatcccttcactggtagcctggtaacatacagtcccaggtctttctctgcctctgtggtggatagtagagtgtttcccatgtggtattggtgtgctggatatcccttcactggtagcctggtaacatacgctcccaggtctttctctgcctctgtggtggatagtggagtgctccccatgtggtattggtgtgctggatatcccttcactggtagcctggtaacatacactcccag gtctttctctgcctctgtggtggatagtggagtgtttcccatgtggtattggtgtgctggatatcccttcactggtagcctggtaacatacactcccaggtctttctctgcctctgtggtggatagtggagtgtttcccatgtggtattggtgtgctggatatcccttcactggtagcctggtaacatacactcccag gtctttctctgcctctgtggtggatagtggagtgtttcccatgtggtattggtgtgctggatatcccttcactggtagcctggtaacatatagtcccaggtctttctctgcctctgtggtggatagtggagtgtttcccatgtggtattggtgtgctggatatcccttcactggtagcctggtaacatacactcccag gtctttctctgcctctgtggtggatagtggagtgcttcccatgtggtattggtgtgctggatatcccttcactggtagcctggtaacatacactcccaggtctttctctgcctctgtggtggatagtggagtgtttcccatgtggtattggtgtgctggatatcccttcactggtagcctggtaacatacactcccag gtctttctctgcctctgtggtggatagtggagtgtttcccatgtggtattggtgtgctggatatcccttcactggtagcctggtaacatacactcccaggcctttctctgcctctgtggtggatagtggagtgtttcccatgtggtattggtgtgctggatatcccttcactggtagcctggtaacacacactcccaggtctttctctgcctctgtggtggatagtggagtgtttcccatgtggtattggtgtgctggatatcccttcactggtagcctggtaacacacactcccaggtctttctctgcctctgtggtggatagtggagtgtttcccatgtggtattggtgtgctggatatcccttcactggtagcctggtaacatacactcccaggtctttctctgcctctgtggtggatagtggagtgtttcccatgtggtattggtacgctggatatcctctcccaaggtgcaggacttcacatatttcttcattgaattgtagcagccacttattgctccattcctgtagccggtga
- the LOC127002431 gene encoding uncharacterized protein LOC127002431 isoform X6 yields the protein MDLAFTGSLVTYTPRSFSASVVDSGVFPMWYWCAGYPFTGSLVTHTPRSFSASVVDSGVFPMWYWCAGYPFTGSLVTYTPRSFSASVVDSGVFPMWHWYAGYPFTGSLVTYTPRSFSASVVDSGVFPMWYWCAGYPFTGSLVTYSPRSFSASVVDSRVFPMWYWCAGYPFTGSLVTYAPRSFSASVVDSGVFPMWYWCAGYPFTGSLVTYTPRSFSASVVDSGVFPMWYWCAGYPFTGSLVTYTPRSFSASVVDSGVFPMWYWCAGYPFTGSLVTYSPRSFSASVVDSGVFPMWYWCAGYPFTGSLVTYTPRSFSASVVDSGVFPMWYWCAGYPFTGSLVTYTPRSFSASVVDSGVFPMWYWCAGYPFTGSLVTYTPRSFSASVVDSGVFPMWYWCAGYPFTGSLVTYTPRSFSASVMDSGVFPMWYWCAGYPLTGSLVTYTPRSFSASVVDSGVFPMWYWCAGYPFTGSLVTYTPRSFSASVVDSGVFPMWYWCAGYPFTGSLVTYTPRSFSASVVDSGVFPMWYWCAGYPFTGSLVAYTPRSFSASVVDSGVFPMWYWCAGYPFTGSLVTYTPRSFSASVVDSGVFPMWYWCAGYPFTGSLVTYTPRPFSASVVDSGVFPMWYWCAGYPFTGSLVTHTPRSFSASVVDSGVFPMWYWCAGYPFTGSLVTHTPRSFSASVVDSGVFPMWYWCAGYPFTGSLVTYTPRSFSASVVDSGVFPMWYWYAGYPLPRCRTSHISSLNCSSHLLLHSCSR from the exons atggatttggctttcactggtagcctggtaacatacactcccaggtctttctctgcctctgtggtggatagtggagtgtttcccatgtggtattggtgtgctggatatcccttcactggtagcctggtaacacacactcccag gtctttctctgcctctgtggtggatagtggagtgtttcccatgtggtattggtgtgctggatatcccttcactggtagcctggtaacatacactcccaggtctttctctgcctctgtggtggatagtggagtgtttcccatgtggcattggtatgctggatatcccttcactggtagcctggtaacatacactcccag gtctttctctgcctctgtggtggatagtggagtgtttcccatgtggtattggtgtgctggatatcccttcactggtagcctggtaacatacagtcccaggtctttctctgcctctgtggtggatagtagagtgtttcccatgtggtattggtgtgctggatatcccttcactggtagcctggtaacatacgctcccag gtctttctctgcctctgtggtggatagtggagtgtttcccatgtggtattggtgtgctggatatcccttcactggtagcctggtaacatacactcccaggtctttctctgcctctgtggtggatagtggagtgtttcccatgtggtattggtgtgctggatatcccttcactggtagcctggtaacatacactcccag gtctttctctgcctctgtggtggatagtggagtgtttcccatgtggtattggtgtgctggatatcccttcactggtagcctggtaacatatagtcccaggtctttctctgcctctgtggtggatagtggagtgtttcccatgtggtattggtgtgctggatatcccttcactggtagcctggtaacatacactcccaggtctttctctgcctctgtggtggatagtggagtgtttcccatgtggtattggtgtgctggatatcccttcactggtagcctggtaacatacactcccaggtctttctctgcctctgtggtggatagtggagtgtttcccatgtggtattggtgtgctggatatcccttcactggtagcctggtaacatacactcccaggtctttctctgcctctgtggtggatagtggagtgtttcccatgtggtattggtgtgctggatatcccttcactggtagcctggtaacatacactcccaggtctttctctgcctctgtgatggatagtggagtgtttcccatgtggtattggtgtgctggatatcccctcactggtagcctggtaacatacactcccaggtctttctcagcctctgtggtggatagtggagtgtttcccatgtggtattggtgtgctggatatcccttcactggtagcctggtaacatacactcccag gtctttctctgcctctgtggtggatagtggagtgtttcccatgtggtattggtgtgctggatatcccttcactggtagcctggtaacatacactcccaggtctttctctgcctctgtggtggatagtggagtgtttcccatgtggtattggtgtgctggatatcccttcactggtagcctggtagcatacactcccag gtctttctctgcctctgtggtggatagtggagtgtttcccatgtggtattggtgtgctggatatcccttcactggtagcctggtaacatacactcccag gtctttctctgcctctgtggtggatagtggagtgtttcccatgtggtattggtgtgctggatatcccttcactggtagcctggtaacatacactcccaggcctttctctgcctctgtggtggatagtggagtgtttcccatgtggtattggtgtgctggatatcccttcactggtagcctggtaacacacactcccaggtctttctctgcctctgtggtggatagtggagtgtttcccatgtggtattggtgtgctggatatcccttcactggtagcctggtaacacacactcccaggtctttctctgcctctgtggtggatagtggagtgtttcccatgtggtattggtgtgctggatatcccttcactggtagcctggtaacatacactcccaggtctttctctgcctctgtggtggatagtggagtgtttcccatgtggtattggtacgctggatatcctctcccaaggtgcaggacttcacatatttcttcattgaattgtagcagccacttattgctccattcctgtagccggtga
- the LOC127002431 gene encoding uncharacterized protein LOC127002431 isoform X15 gives MDLAFTGSLVTYTPRSFSASVVDSGVFPMWYWCAGYPFTGSLVTHTPRSFSASVVDSGVFPMWYWCAGYPFTGSLVTYTPRSFSASVVDSGVFPMWHWYAGYPFTGSLVTYTPRSFSASVVDSGVFPMWYWCAGYPFTGSLVTYSPRSFSASVVDSRVFPMWYWCAGYPFTGSLVTYAPRSFSASVVDSGVFPMWYWCAGYPFTGSLVTYTPRSFSASVVDSGVFPMWYWCAGYPFTGSLVTYSPRSFSASVVDSGVFPMWYWCAGYPFTGSLVTYTPRSFSASVVDSGVFPMWYWCAGYPFTGSLVTYTPRSFSASVVDSGVFPMWYWCAGYPFTGSLVTYTPRSFSASVVDSGVFPMWYWCAGYPFTGSLVTYTPRSFSASVMDSGVFPMWYWCAGYPLTGSLVTYTPRSFSASVVDSGVFPMWYWCAGYPFTGSLVTYTPRSFSASVVDSGVFPMWYWCAGYPFTGSLVTYTPRSFSASVVDSGVFPMWYWCAGYPFTGSLVAYTPRSFSASVVDSGVFPMWYWCAGYPFTGSLVTYTPRSFSASVVDSGVFPMWYWCAGYPFTGSLVTYTPRPFSASVVDSGVFPMWYWCAGYPFTGSLVTHTPRSFSASVVDSGVFPMWYWCAGYPFTGSLVTHTPRSFSASVVDSGVFPMWYWCAGYPFTGSLVTYTPRSFSASVVDSGVFPMWYWYAGYPLPRCRTSHISSLNCSSHLLLHSCSR, from the exons atggatttggctttcactggtagcctggtaacatacactcccaggtctttctctgcctctgtggtggatagtggagtgtttcccatgtggtattggtgtgctggatatcccttcactggtagcctggtaacacacactcccag gtctttctctgcctctgtggtggatagtggagtgtttcccatgtggtattggtgtgctggatatcccttcactggtagcctggtaacatacactcccaggtctttctctgcctctgtggtggatagtggagtgtttcccatgtggcattggtatgctggatatcccttcactggtagcctggtaacatacactcccag gtctttctctgcctctgtggtggatagtggagtgtttcccatgtggtattggtgtgctggatatcccttcactggtagcctggtaacatacagtcccaggtctttctctgcctctgtggtggatagtagagtgtttcccatgtggtattggtgtgctggatatcccttcactggtagcctggtaacatacgctcccag gtctttctctgcctctgtggtggatagtggagtgtttcccatgtggtattggtgtgctggatatcccttcactggtagcctggtaacatacactcccag gtctttctctgcctctgtggtggatagtggagtgtttcccatgtggtattggtgtgctggatatcccttcactggtagcctggtaacatatagtcccaggtctttctctgcctctgtggtggatagtggagtgtttcccatgtggtattggtgtgctggatatcccttcactggtagcctggtaacatacactcccaggtctttctctgcctctgtggtggatagtggagtgtttcccatgtggtattggtgtgctggatatcccttcactggtagcctggtaacatacactcccaggtctttctctgcctctgtggtggatagtggagtgtttcccatgtggtattggtgtgctggatatcccttcactggtagcctggtaacatacactcccaggtctttctctgcctctgtggtggatagtggagtgtttcccatgtggtattggtgtgctggatatcccttcactggtagcctggtaacatacactcccaggtctttctctgcctctgtgatggatagtggagtgtttcccatgtggtattggtgtgctggatatcccctcactggtagcctggtaacatacactcccaggtctttctcagcctctgtggtggatagtggagtgtttcccatgtggtattggtgtgctggatatcccttcactggtagcctggtaacatacactcccag gtctttctctgcctctgtggtggatagtggagtgtttcccatgtggtattggtgtgctggatatcccttcactggtagcctggtaacatacactcccaggtctttctctgcctctgtggtggatagtggagtgtttcccatgtggtattggtgtgctggatatcccttcactggtagcctggtagcatacactcccag gtctttctctgcctctgtggtggatagtggagtgtttcccatgtggtattggtgtgctggatatcccttcactggtagcctggtaacatacactcccag gtctttctctgcctctgtggtggatagtggagtgtttcccatgtggtattggtgtgctggatatcccttcactggtagcctggtaacatacactcccaggcctttctctgcctctgtggtggatagtggagtgtttcccatgtggtattggtgtgctggatatcccttcactggtagcctggtaacacacactcccaggtctttctctgcctctgtggtggatagtggagtgtttcccatgtggtattggtgtgctggatatcccttcactggtagcctggtaacacacactcccaggtctttctctgcctctgtggtggatagtggagtgtttcccatgtggtattggtgtgctggatatcccttcactggtagcctggtaacatacactcccaggtctttctctgcctctgtggtggatagtggagtgtttcccatgtggtattggtacgctggatatcctctcccaaggtgcaggacttcacatatttcttcattgaattgtagcagccacttattgctccattcctgtagccggtga